Genomic DNA from Cydia fagiglandana chromosome 19, ilCydFagi1.1, whole genome shotgun sequence:
TTTTTGGGAAATGACTACGCAATTGTCCTACTGTTATTCTTCTGTTGACTGTGTAGCCTCGGGCTAGCATCGAAAACCGTCCGCTGCCAAACACGTCCAACCTTTATCGGTTCAAATTTCACActcacacatacacaattacacacGGAGTAGTCTAAGAGCTAGCATCGGAAAACctaatactaaaatattttatttttgaaatattttttcttatgtttcaACGCATTTTTCTCGTGTTCTAGCGTTTGATatcaaatatattatgtatgtatgtacctatatgtatgtgtacatacgtatgtatgtatgtaaacactttattgtacattaagacaggttaagatacaattaaaaaaaagtatacaatgaacaaaggcgaacttatccctataagtcAAGTCGAATGAGTTTGGAAATATATTCAATACTTCCTGCCTCGCGCAGAGCGAAAAGTGTGGAACAAACTATCGCCGCCTGtgtttccggaccgatacgacctacAAACCTTCGaaaaaagagcgtactcccatcctAAACGCTGGCAACGCACTAGCAACCCCTCTGCTGtagcgggtgtccatgggcgacggtaatcgcttaccatcacgCGATTTGtatgctcgtttgcctcctatattataaaaaaatttggttgtctgtaaagtcggtttaccgacgataattttgcgtgacaACGTCCtaagaaaacattgatgaaaaaCGTTAACATagagatttgtccacaacgttactATGGAgaggagatctgtccacaacgtgacactttttagtgcatgctaccggtgttcatcgatatATAAGACGTGCGGGAGTTAACCAATATCATTGGTTGTGATCCAGCGGAGAGGAGAAGAGAATTCCTCAGTGGAAAAGCACCCTTAaaattacccgtataaaatagtTTTAACTAGAGGGGTTTCGATACTCTACAAAATCAAAGAAAATTGATTGTAATGGAGAGGTAAAGTCTAAAAAAACGCGCCTCTTAGTTCGCCatccaaaacagatggcgctgtactgcgCCATATGTTTTGCGGTCActgaattgtcaaacgtcaaaaTTTGATGATCAGAGTTAccgcaaaatgtatggagttgtacagcgccatctcgtttaatacctgtcaaattcgaagcacgaacgaaactgaaaatcgtagttcaagaccaaaaaagtaagaatgttgccactgcaataaattgtttgtaaaataagtaaattccttttttataaataaacacgctaagatcatttatttattggtaattttactcatacgattaaaaaaaagtacttttattcgCTTATTtgaacataaatacaagatgcgatggtaaaaagtggcaacattgtcactttttttttgctcttgaactacgattttcagtttCTGTCTCTTTGATAAAATTGTGTGCCTTTATCCGGAGCCAGCTCTCAGACTACCGGGAATGAAACGCCAGCTGTCAATTTGCGTGAataaaaatggcggcgtcattCAAACTCAAACGGATCGAGGGCTGTTTTTCAACGTCACTTAGTTGAGTGGCGGCAATTTGGTTTattatatcccatcaaaaacataaatgtaaaaaaggagagccaagttcaatacaaaaattatgcttggctgtggggttcgccgcaaaaagaatggagatttaaatgagtgccaagttctatgcaaaatccaaatatgtatttataggaacaaaataacattataaacaagtattaaactctatttctttgctttattggatacctataacaattgctgttatttaaaaaaaaatgcgagatcttaaagcaggttagatttgacttggccagttttcattacatcagtcattttataaagttattcaacatatatattttgtaattctgataaaaactggccaagccaaatctaacctactttaagatctcacattttttttaaataacagcaattgttataggtatccaataaagcaaagaaatagagtttaatacttgtttataatgttattttgttcctataaatacatatttggattttgcatagaacttggcactcatttaaatctccattctttttgcggcgaaccccacagccaagcataatttttgtattgaacttggctctccttttttacatttatgtttttgatgggatatcaatactttttgtaaagaaaactaggcaggtattgagatttaatgttttttcttgtgtttccgctgcatgttttttacttctgttctttgtattaattatgtggtgccgcgcgccgccaacgacacaccgttggccggttgtttagcgcgtattacaggttttttgtatggggacccccctattttttaactttttttatttttagattttttcctacgcttacacacaattaccgagctggattccaaatttcatccttctaggtcatctggaagtaggttaggtttaggtactatatgtcagtcacaataaaaaagaaatttgtatgggaaccccccctatttattaacttttttttgtttttagattttttcctacgcttacacacaataaccgagctggattccaaatttcatccttctaggtcacctggaagtagattaggtttaggtacttatatgtcagtcacaataaaaaatggtttttttgtatggggaccccccctattttataacttttttaaatttttagattttttcctacgctttcacacaataactgagctggattccaaatttcatccttctaggtcatctggaagtaggttaggtttaggtactataggtatgtcagtcagtcttaaaatttacgactttttgaccttcatatctttataaccgtttgagctagcttcatgaaatttgggcttctagatgtccttatggatataattaaacacacgtagttttatgtgtttacgttaaagatgttttgagttatagaagggtcaaaagtggcaccaagtggttcgtgtaatattacacttggcgctggctagccagttcctttgcttgaacttggcttgacacgctgccgcgtgtctagatactgAACCTATGTGTGTTCATATTATTTCACCACACTGGTAGCTTTGAAGTAGCTTGAATAAAGTTAcacttaaaatacatatttgcttttttttttgtgtgtgttttgtatttgtattttgtatgtaattcaacattaagagaccatatacattttataaaattgttgatgttattctttttgcttttatgtaaattcaatgttgacgtgtaaaagtgcccttgtggcctatttgctgaataaatgttgatgtttgatgatgtttgatgtttgatgctTTTTAcaattaaatttcattcgatagtgtgacgagcgttcgcgttatGTCTACTTTTGTATGGGATATTGAACACTgatttggaaactcaaaatcccatactaAAAGCTAAGCCATACAtttgtcccaccaagagcgagtaagcgattaactgtcggcgattttctcgctcaagaaacgaacaaaagattagggtCCTGTATTGGTAAAAaagacacatatattaatagtccatcgctggctgttcacactgccggcgaaaACACTCACACTAGTagactagtttgtcgccgcgataagataaaactagctcagcggtactcgctcggcgatgctcgttTCGTAGTTTGGACAAGTCTGCGacgtctgcgtgttcggctgcgctgcaccgcccgagcgagtgacgcgagtaatagcacgtcgcactcgaacactcgcctatagccgagcgacaaaactattggagctaacactcgcttctcgccgctcgcccactcgtttctagtttatcgttctactcgcttatcgctcatcgtcggcggtgggacaagtgcctaaatGACAAACCTGTACGCGTATGTCACGTCCCGGTATCGAATGAAATTCTGTAAAAagcaaatattatataattcgtttttttagcatcgGATAAAAGGTATAAGTGAAAGTTTttttaatcttatttattttataagccaTACATCTTATGATTAAGTCGGCATCACAGATTATTAACTAGTTAATTCGTAGTCGGCATAAGTGAAAGTTTGTTTAAGCTACTTTGATGTTATAAACTTACTTTAAAAGTTACCTATTCATTAACTATGCTCTGTAAGTATTCTCCTACTTAATAGTTACTTACTTATTAACTTCAGTTTACAAGTTAATCCTAACTTATACGTCCAAGTCAGAGTTGTGTGTCTGTTTGTTTTTACggcatattatatattatttatttgctcGCCCCGGGACTTGGTAACTAAAGTTAACATAGTATACACAATACAGCAGGCGGGTTAAACTGAAAACCATGTTCAGTACAGATATGATGGTTATTCTTgactacgtgacagcgtgataagaCAGTatacgtcactttctatcccgcggtgttaaaaagtgacagttattttatcacatggataaaaccatccataatacgccggcaggtgCTTCTTGCGGACATACCATacaggttaattttcttatttaacccttatgctgtatttttaattatttatcgtatggcttCGTATAtttataagcgccacttgcaccattccactaacccggggttaaccggttaaacctggagttaccatggttaccagtacaatttgacactgggttaacggtttaaccgcttaaccccgggttagtgggacggtgcaggTGGGCCTAAggaatataagtatgtatatttttatgtatgtatgtatggtttgttatttcctatattatatttgttgtttgttgttAATGTACACCGcacacaatctctctgctttgcctaaaggttgactggtagagaatgccacatggcattaagtccgctttttgtactgtaaggttttcttttgtgcaataaaggttaaataaataagtaatgacTCAACGAAGtgagtattttttattacatttttaagcCTATGAAGCTATCGCGAAGGTTTAACTATAGATGGTCACAGAGCCAcaagtatttaatattagtaGATACATATTTCATTTTGTCTTTCTCCGCTATGTGCAAACTTCTCATAGTAGGGTGACTTAGAAGTCAGCCCCCTAACTAAGTGCTCCATACGTCGTGATGAACACGGAAACAACATTATTACTGACTTCCAACGTCCTATACGTCTGGAGGAAAGGGTTTTTTGACGTTGAATCTTAGGTAAGTGATAATCACAAGATGGATGTTCgaatcagggatgttgcgaatattcgcatccgcatccgcaaccGCGGAACTTACGCATTATTTCCAAAATCCGCATCTAATTACCTATTCatctaggtaatttcgtcattatctataacgaaatcgtatagatccagaaaagtcggccaagttactgtttattaaaaataatgcaCCTAAATTCTTGCTCCAATACTCCTCCTTGTGTCGTattcctcattgctgagggtcgtgGCCTCCACGAATTATTTTGTGGACTAACTCCTTCCACTTGTTGCGATCTTCAGCAGTCTGCAGTGCATCGTGGATTTTAGATTTAGTGCCTTCGCGGATCTGATCTGTCCATCGCATTGGGCTTCTTCCACGTGGTCGCCTTCCTTGGACTTTTCCCGTTACCAGAAGCATTTGTTATGTGACCAAAGAATTCAAAAATTCTACGAAGACAGATGGTTGACAGCCAGACAGTAACTTCCACTTCTTGTAGGATTTGTGCGGTGGGCTGTCCATGGCACTCGAAGCATTTGCCTCCAGCACCACACCTCAAACGCATCAATGCGAGCTCTGTTGGCCTTTTTGAGGGTCCAAGTTTCCGCGCCGTTCAAATACTAAAAGtttcctttttttaaataagaataacttacatataatatttgacgttttccTACCTACCTCCTCATGACCTCAGTACCTAATCATGACATCCGCGTCCGCGAATGTGAGCCTTTAAACATCTCTATCCGcgtccgcggatgtcaaaaaatctgcatcagCAACATCCTTGGTTGGAATTACTTAgctaaatatttatgtacatcaAATAAATGTGACGGCCAAAGTAGTCAAATATATCGTAAAGCACCTTTGTTACTTGttacttaaggatgactcacgctacaccgggccggggccgggccggagcttccggcgcttcgatttctatagaaagcaccacgtgatcaccgatcagtcgTCGTAGAAAATAGCCCGGGCTCGTTCCGGTCTATCGGTCGGTCGGTcggtgagtcatcctttacgccGTGCTAGGCACCTGGTGTGTCTGCCTTTAATGAGGCTGCGACACGGTCTCCCGGCGAGGTGTAGACGGAATTATTTACAGCACGCTGCAGCTTGTGACAGTGACGCAGTGTGCGAGCCTTAGGCGGCAGCGGGTAGCTCAAATCACTCGCTAAAGTTTTGACATGATTTTTagccacaaatttaatttttacacaAGTTTTATGGCTAACTGTACTGTTCTTTCAACAGGCatctaaggggcccactgattaacagtccgccggacggaatcggcctgtcagttgtaaCGGTTTGCTATAAAACCTCGTTAGCGCTAAGCGTTTTGTGCTGTCcggttgtaaaaaaaattaaaaacatttttaaatagttttctggaatctgtcacttgaagaaaattgatgaacatttacgacaatttcttgcaaataagatactaaatgtctctataataatataatttacctaACTTAATCTATCTAGATCGTGCCTTATGGTATTATGCTGTGTACATTTCCCCGGATCGGGTAAGTGTTGTGAATATTTCATTTATGTTACTACTAGGAATAATTTTACGTTGTATTCTTTTATACTGTTAACTAATCTGTTATTTTCTGACTGCTTCATCCGTGAACACTAAAATAATGCTGAAAGGTTAACTTTCCTGATATTTCTTTCCTTGTGGGCCGGATGTAGCAGTCATTATTGAGTGCATGTTCTAATATTCCCAATATTACTAGGGATCAAGTCTGGGGTTGAAAATTGCCTGCACCCTGCCTGAAAACCCTCTATCCTGCACTACCCTGGGTTGCGCTATGCGCAAGCTCTGTATCCCGGAAGGTTTCCGTTCCGAGCTGGGGATCCTGAACCACAGCGGGAAGCCATCCTAGTCTACTCTGGACCAACTGGGACTCCTGCGCTGTACCGCGGAGCCATCTACAACGGCCCGCCTACGATGTAGAGCCTCAGGAAAGTGCCTCCTTTTAAGGACATGTTTCTATATTTCTTTCTCTGTGTCAGCTCAGTTATACGGACTCACGACCCttgtaattataaataatattaaataccttttctaaattaaactttcatttCTAACCTATCTATCTCTATCTACATGTGACGCTAAACGTCACATTAGCGCTCAACGTGCAATAGTCTAAAGCGTTCAATGATAAACCGGGAGTACAAACGTCACACAGTTGTTGacagttgacagttccgaagtCAGGCAGATActatccggcggactgttaatcagtgggcccctaataCTCGCCGAGACAATTCTAGCGAACCCAAACAAAATGAATGTGATCATATTTTGATAGCCTAAAAGTATCTCCATAACATATTTCACCTAAATCTGTTCAGCgctttaagcgtgaagagaaaACAAACAGACAAACCGAGTTACTTCCGCGTCacctataatatgtataagGATTGTTTTGTTGATTAAATTTCTGGAATTTCTAGTTTTAGCTATGCAACTGTATCGGTCGAATCACTCGAATGTGCCAAGCTAttatagagaggcagataaagttcgattttcgtttttcgcTATAGTGCCTCTGGTTACAAATCGCTTGTGACTTGACCCACACATTTCATTCATAATATACGTAACGTGAGTTGTGAATTTTGACATTGACTCTATTATTCAGACCTCAATGACCCGCGCTACAGCTCTCACAGGACCCCTGTCTAGGTTAGGTTATTTAGTTACTTTATATAATAGAAAGTAAAACAAgaacggctaccaccagttttgacattgacagatacgctcgcgtctacgtaaattactttctatacatctcgcttgcactaatatgcgagtacgagcgagatgcatagaatagttatctgttttacaagggggcaaagttgttgtttaaccgctcgtgctaatattgatacaagagcaagcgaaagattccaaaattgaaccacgagcgtagcgagtggttcgaaaaatggaatctcgagcgttgcgagggtttcaaagcacgagggttaaacaaaatttatccccgagtgaaacacaaaatttttcaccacaccaacccgaggcaaatattaaatgtaaaatatcaaacaaaatcaaaccaaatcaaatccaaatgaatgttattaaatatttatcatccataatcatcatttaaaagtaaattctaccagctaacataagaaaacaactcaaaatttgcatttgattactttgcctcacatgtgaataaaatgcaactttgctatcagttcttgaagtgcaaagtaagtctttccgagctggtgtggtgaaaagtaagttacttagacgcgagcgtatctgtcaatgtcaaaactattGGTAGTGgttcaggcgtggctcactccgtgatttcgtcgcgtcgctacaagtacatgcggcccacaccagttttggtgtctagccagggccggattaaggGGCATGTCGGGGCCCCCTACAGTCAATTCTGCACACAGCATATtcagagtgaaccttctgtacctagtactacttacttttacttttatttcatttattcatgGCTAACTAAAACTACATTTAATACAAACGTATTAcacaaaaccgggcaagtgcgagtcggactcgcgcacgaagggttccgtaccataatgcaaaaaaaagaaaaaataaagcaaaaaaaaacggtcacccatccaagtactgaccactcccgacgttgcttaactttggtcaaaaatcacgtttgttgtatgggagccccatttaaatctttattttattctgtttttagtatttgttgttatagcggcaacagaaatacatcatctgtgaaaatttcaactgtctagctatcacggttcgtgagatacagcctggtgacagacggacggacggacggacggacggacggacagcgaagtcttagtaatagggtcccgttttaccctttgggtacggaaccctaaaaagtatatttaaagtataaagtattagtagtagttatttattctgtggtaaaacCTAGGTATTGTTAGGCtcgtctacacgatgggccaacgccggccactccaagggccgcatttatgcgttagagggagcaagtgatattgctatctctttctaccgcatggctgcgtcccttggagtggccggcgttggcccatcgtgtagaggagccataaaccTGAGTTGGAGTTGGATCCTAACTATTGGTCACGAGTATGGCGAAGTTATAAATACTAATGTTTTCACTCTCTGTCTGTATGATTGAGTTTGTATGTAGTTGGAAACTATGCATTTGATTTGAATTTACACATACtatctctgtatctttaggtatttaaataaaagtaaacaaataatttgtatagTTTTGGgtatttataacatttattggctaaCCTACGttactacattatttgatcatgtaatgttttcatctaccctcaactggcttaagaagccatttgagggtagattttgtgtacttttatttaaatacctaaagatattaCAGAGTTATTATTGTGCTCCAGCCGTGATGATCGTtattgagcgtttcttttattttttggcatttttatattttctgaACTTTTTTGCCAcctttgtgttatttctacttagagtcacgagctctttcgatcctaatgggcTAAAAAAATGTCGCTgagtttttttcctattgtgttaccatttccccatgtaggtacttacctactttgtatggcggtaacaaaaaggaaagtttacaaaatgtatggaaattttaggacactttttttctccaataaggatgaaaagggctcgcgatcctgactagaaataacacaaaagtggcaaaaaaggtcacaatatataaaaatggcaagaaatataagaaaaactttattattgATTGCACTTAGTCATTTTCTCCGGTTCGGTGTAGACACAGCTTTACCCCCTCCGTTCAGTGTAGACACAGCTTTACCCCCTCCGTTCAGTGTAGACACAGCTTTACCCCCTCCGTTCAGTGGAGACACAGCTTTACCCCCTCCGTTCGGTGTAGACACAGCTTTACCCCCTCCGTTCAGTGTAGACACAGCTTTACCCCCTCCGTTCAGTGGAGACACAGCTTTACCCCCTCCGTTCAGTGGAGACACAGCTTTACCCCCTCCGTTCAGTGTAGACACAGCTTTACCCCCTCCGTTCAGTGTAGACACAGCTTTACCCCCTCCGTTCAGTGGAGACACAGCTTTACCCCCTCCGTTCAGTGTAGACACAGCTTTACCCCCTCCGTTCAGTGGAGACACAGCTTTACCCCCTCTGGTCGTTGTAGACACAGCTTTACCCCCTCCGTTCAGTGTAGCCACAGCTTTAGCTCGTAGGTAACATATCACGCGTAGGTACCGCCTACGCTGATTGCCTGCCACAGCGCAATCTACAGCGGAGCCACTTGGCTGAAAAACGTTCACTTAaactcttagagcatttagttaCTAGTGACGTcatcatggctgtcattttctgtacgaaacagtccGCCGATTTtagcgggggaggggacgtcaaatgtattgctagttctacatgatttgtacgtaacgtactaAAGAGCCATGTCAGACcttacaaaagtttgcacaactgCGCAAATTTTTCGGCAGagaggtaagctcttaaaggcgattccagttattaaatgctctaagcttaAACTCTATCGTCTGTCAAAACAAAATAGCTTTACCAACTATTCCAATGAAACTCGAGGCTTTGAAGTTTTCATCTTtaccgacgaccggtctggcctagtgggtgtgaccctgcctatgaagctgatggtcccgggttcaaaccccggtaaATACAAATAGGTATACTAATACAATATATTGTTCGCCAAATACTGGCCGATTGTGAGGCACTTTATGTAGGTAACATAAACATCATTTCCATTACTCACTTTctgacaatacaatacaaatactctttattgcacacctcattacagcaaacaatacaaataatacagtaaGAAGAGGTTAAaaaacaggcggtcttatcgctaaaaagcgatctcttccagacaacctttaggtagcggaaattaataaatgtatgtCATGTCAGTAGGTGTTTCATATTCAATATAAGAATTAACAACAAATGACAATAAatgatttgtattttgtatttttttttgccgttttttgcgtaatggtacggaacccttcatgcgcgagtcggacttgcacttggccggtttttttcatAAAAGAACTTTCTTCCCTTCACACTTCTGTGCTCTTCCACTCAAAACCCAAATGTTACGTTAATTAAGTGTTTGCGCGATCGTGCGTCCCGCTCTGCCCGCCGTGCGTCTCGCTCTAGCACATCAATCATGATTTGAACGTTACGTGGCGTTCCTACGGTATAGGAAGTGTTTGATACTAAGTTGTGATTAAGATTATTTTACATTGTGGCTTACAGTATAAGGATTCAAGGATTTCGGGTAGAAAtgattaatttttagggttccgtaactgaATGGGGagaaaatgtgacgtcccacggagaTACGTAAAGAtacttttcatcacactcgctcagtaaatgtggaattgcacgcaggtttagcgggagttacagataaagcgttctccctagggagttatgaagtttctagtgccataattaacagttttttgtctttatacttaaatttgtatcgcaagtgtgatgaaaaacattgtgtgtaactcggggcgtaataatattgcaaactcgagtctataaatctaGCAAGCCGTCGcaatttaacttactctcgtttgcaatattcaacttacgccccatgttgcacaatgtactattatggcggttggcgcttacgctattattaacgccgtaTGTACCAATAATATGGCCGTGCTGTGCTACGTAAGCGCcggctgccataaggtacctttttccgtgaaacgtcacaaATAATCCAGGGATATAGGAAAAGGGGGCCAtgatgaaaattgtacattgaAAAACGACAaaccaaagtaaaaaaatatcgggatgacagatgaAAGAAACACATTCAACACTGACAACGTTATCGTAGCGCTACCCTCGTAGCAGATTCCAgcgttttcccgctttgtaAAGGAAAAAGctattagcacagaataaataatagtactaggtactaggaataaattatgaatataaaacACAGTATAAAACCTCTTTACAAGAGCAGGATACGTCACAGTGACTTTCAAAATTACCCCCTTTCGAAGTTATCCCAATACATTATATAAAACTTATTTCTTTCTATTGAATACGAGTAGacgtaggtacatatgtaaGAATACGAATATTTCTTTTTCTTTGATGCCTTCGAATTTTCGTCAAATTGGCCTAAATTTAAGTCAAACTAGCAAAAGGCTTCATTCCTTTACAGTCCCTTATGCACAGATCACCCGCCACTAGACGTAACATATCAATAACTATGGTATTTGGGATTTCTTTTTAGGAATTTTCATTTAGGAATTGTTCCGTAATTCGGGCATTTTTGCGTGAAAATATAAATAGCAGGTTCTTCAGTtcaattcaaaatatttatatgtgtAAATAAGGGCACAGAACAGGTGGTATACAAAGTTTACTTtgcctttatttattatttaaggtgTTTGCTGCTGTctttgaaaaaatattgtatgcaaCGGTACATAATGCATAATGCTCCGGTATGTCTccgatacccaaaggttgtctggaagagatcgctcttaagcgatgagaccgcctgttgttacctctattgtctttgtttatgttattgtccatttattgtaaactacgtgtatgtgaggtgtgcaataaagagtattgtattgtattgtattttattgtattgtataatgcataaaatactaaatataaaaaaaaagaataaataaaaaaaag
This window encodes:
- the LOC134674155 gene encoding protein diaphanous homolog 1-like; this encodes MTSVPNHDIRVREYTALPPPFSVDTALPPPFSVDTALPPPFSGDTALPPPFGVDTALPPPFSVDTALPPPFSGDTALPPPFSGDTALPPPFSVDTALPPPFSVDTALPPPFSGDTALPPPFSVDTALPPPFSGDTALPPLVVVDTALPPPFSVATALARR